Part of the Thermococcus barossii genome is shown below.
GGTCGCTATCATTCCCGTGGCTCCGAGCATGAGGAGCAGGAAGAGCATGGCGTACTTGTCTATCGGCTCGACCTCAATGGCTTTCAGGCTGAAGATTGCCATTAGGAAGCTGATTGCCGCGACGATGAGCACGAAGAGGGCCGCGAAGTGGCCGAAGTACAGGTTGATTCCAACGGGTGGTTTCCAGCCACCGGCGATGACGATTATCGGCTGGTCCGTGGAATAAACCCACTGGAACACCCACGCGGCTATTCCTGTCTGGAGTGCGGTGACCGCTATCAGGAAATACTTGATCGCGTTTTTACCGGCGCCCTTCAGCAGGGGCACGAAGAACGCGCTGATGAGGGGTAGTGCTATGAGCAGAGCGGCGTACTGCCCGTTCATCCTCTCAACCTCCTTATCTCCTCGATGTTAAGGGTTCCGTACTTCTCGTAGATCAGCATGGCAACGCTAAGGGCCATGGCGGTGGTGGCGACGCCTATAACTATCGCGGTGAGAACGAGCGCCTGCGGGATTGGGTCAACCGCCTGGTTCGGGCCGATGCCCTCGCTCAGTATCGGCGCGCTCCTTCCTGAGACGTAGCCAACGCTGATGAGGAGCAGGTTCACGCCCGTTTCCATAATGCTGAGTCCGATGAGCACCTTCAGGAGATTCTTCTTGACCAGTATCGCGTAGAGCCCTACGAGGATGAGTGAGATGGCGCCGAAGTAGTAGACGCTGATCATTCGCTCACCTCCTCCTTGAGCATATTGTCGATGATGCCGCTGAGCTCGGTGCCGACCTTCAGGCCGATGATGGTGTAGATTATTGGTATGAAGCCACCGCTGAGGAGTCTGCCGATGTTTTCCGTGCCGAAGTTCCAGGTCTGCCATATCCAGTCGAAGAGGAAGTAGCCGCCTATGGCGAGACCTATTAGACCGACGAGAACGTAGCCCATTCCGGCGAGCCCCTCCGTCTTCTCGAAGCCCTTATGGGGTATCTCATATGTTATGAACGCCAGGTAGAGCAGCAGGAACGCGGTGGCGATGGTGGCTCCGCCGGGGAATCCTCCTCCCGGTGTGAGGTGTCCGTGGATGAAGATGTACGCACCGAAGAGCATGACGAAGGGCACCAGAAGCCTCGTTCCGGTGGTGAGGACTATGGAACCCTCGGTCTTTGCAGTTCTCTTTTTCTTTCTCCTCCAGAGGAGTGCTCCCACTCCGGTCGATGCTATGAACAGGACGGTGACCTCACCGAGGGTATCGAACCCACGGTAGTTGACGACCACGGCAGTTACAGCGTTGACGGCTCCGGTCTGTTCCTTAACGTGGTCGAGGTAGTACTGGCCCACCAGCATTTTGTCCTCGCCGAACGGGACTCCAGCGAGGCCCTGGGCGAGCCAGTAGCCGATTATGAGCAGGGAAATTATCGCGAGTGCGCGCTTGAGCATTTTTACCACCTCACCCACCAGCCGGGCTTCTCCTCCTCTTCGGTCTCAAAGCGCTGGGTTCTCTTGATGGCAAAGATGAATATCGCACCGCTGAGTGCTGCGCCTATGGCCGCCTCCGTCATCGCAACATCCGGTGCCTGCAGCATGAAGAACAGCAGTGAGGCGAACAGGCTTACCGCGGCCATTCCAACGGCAGCCGCCAGGAGGTCCCTCCACTCCACCGCGAGAACCGCGGATATTATCATGATGCCCACTATGATGTACTCAATGCAGGTTATGCAGTTCATTCCTCACCACCCTCCTCGGTGGGTGTTTCTTCGGCTCCCTCGGGAGCCTCAACTTTCTCCTTCTCCTTGGCCTCCAAGTGCTCCCTGTACCTGTCAACAACGCTGCCCTCCCAGAGGGGTATGCCGCTCTTATAGGCCGCCCTTATGAGCGCGTGGGCGCTTATCGGGTTGGTGAGCAGCAGAAAGACTGCTATGACCACCGTCTTCGTGAGCCAGGGAATGCTTCCGAAGTCCGTGCCGAGGGCCCAGATTCCTACGCCCACCAGGACACCGAGTGAACCGAGCGTGGCGCTCTTGGTCGATGTCTGCATCCTGTTGTAGACGTCGGGCATTCTTATGAGGCCCAGTGCCGACAGGAAGTAGAAGAAAGTTCCCAGCAGTACGAGGATTTCCCCGATGGCTGCGAGCGCGTTCATAGGCCTCCCTCCAGGTAGCGCGCGAATGCTATGACTCCACCGAAGGCTAGTATGGCGTAAACCAGCGCAACGTCGAGGAATATCATCCTCTGGTAGTAGAGCGCGAAGAGAACCATGAGTCCCGTGGTTATCGTGGTCATGATGTCGACGGCAACGAGCCTGTCAACGGTGGTCGGTCCTCTGAATACCCTGTACATGCTGAGCAGCGTTGCTATGGCTATAAGAGCGAGATAAATGTTTATCCCTATCATCCGAAGATCACCTTCAGGAACTTTTCAAAGGGCTGGGTTATGTTCTTGGAGGCGCCTTCGACAGAATCATCCTTGACATCTATCCAGTGGATGAAGTACTTGTCCCCATCCACGTCGAGGGTTATGGTTCCCGGAGTTAGGGTGATGGAGTTAGCCAGGCTGAGCTTCCCAACGTCACTTTCGAGAACGGTCTTGCACTCAACTATTCCCGGGTTTATGGGTCTCTTGGGATGCAGAACCCTGTATGCGACGTCGAGGTTTGCCATTATCATCGCCCACAGGAAGTAGGGGATGTACGCTATGGCATATGCTATCCTCTTTGGACTGAGGTTTGCGAGGCCGTTCGTTGTGAATATCTCGTAGGTGAAGGCACCGACGATGAGTGACAGTAGCAGGCCGATTTCCAGTTCCTGTGGGTCCAAACTGGCCGTTAGAAACAGCCATATCAGGAACAGTACGATAACCGTGTACAGGTAGCGGCTTATCCTGCTTGCTTCTCCCATTCGACAACCCTCCGCAGGTTGATGGAAGTGCTCCCAATAGAGTTAAGCGAAGCTAATTTTTGGTTTTAAACAATGACTTATAAACCTTACCTGCGAAGAACAAAGGTTTAAAACGTTTGGTTAAAATAGGGGCATCAGACTTGTTCTCTGATGTTAGAAAGGGTTCCTCATGGCGCATAACTTGAGAGGAGTCACGAAGTTCCCAAATCTGTTCCCGGAATTCATGGAAAAATTGACAAAAATTTCAGTCAAATTGGAGAATCCGTTAGTAGATGGATATCCTCTTGACACCCTCGAGCTTCGAAAGCTCGTTGATGAGGTCGCCCGGGATAGGCTTTTCGGTGATTATCGTGAGCGTTGCCTCGGGGTAGAGTTCGGGGTCTTCGGCAACGACTTGGATGATGTTTATATCCCTCTCGGCTATCTTCTGGGCGATCTTGGCGAGGATCCCTATAGCCCGGGGTTCTGGCTCGATCTCTATGACGCCGTAGCCGACGTGCCTGCCGACGTACTTCATGTGAACGGTTGGCTCGAGGTTTGTGTATATCTCCTTCAGCTCGGGTATCTTGAGTATCATCCCGACTGTTTCCTTCACAACGCGCCGATCAACGTCAAGGGCCTTCGCAATCTTGGTGTACGGAACCTCTATGTCGCCAGCCTTAATCTTCATGTCATCTGAGACCCTGAGACCGTACTTGAGAAGCGTCTTGGCTATCTGCTTCCTAACGGGATACTCGTCAAAGTAATGCTCAATCTTTCCCCACATTCCCTATCACCCACACTAGTCCATCATTAGACTGTTTAATTCAATAATATTAAAATGTTTCCATGTTCGCATGATGGCAAAAGGCCTCTCCTTAAAAACCTTTGGGCCTAATGCCGGGAATCCGCCACCAAGGAGCGGATGTTTTATCCATCGGCGGATTTTTAAAACCTCCACGAAACCCGCAAATATGATCGAGGTAAGGCTCCCCCACACCCGTTTTGAGGACATCGGTGAGAGAGTAAGGCTGGTGTGGCGCGAGACGCTCTACGCTGACTTTGAGAAGGATGAGCTCGTGAGGGTTATTAAAAGGAAATACCGCGTGAGACCCGAGATAACCGCGAAGAACGGAGCCTTGGTCATAGACACGGACTATCCAGATGTTGAGAAGTACGTTGCAATCTACGTCCAGAACAATCTCGGTGCCCTTTTAAGGAACCGCTACACCGGGAGGAAGGTCCTCTACATCCACGAGGGTATGGGAATTCCCCTTCTCGGCTACAACGCCTTCGGGCTGATTGACAGGGGCACTAACCTCATTCAAGTTCGTGGTGTAAGCGGGTGCAACCTCAGCTGCGTCTTCTGCTCCGTTGACGAAGGGCCCTACTCGAGGACGAGGAAGCTCGACTATGTGGTTGACATAGACTACCTTATGAAGTGGTTCGACGAGGTGGCCAGGATAAAGGGCAAAGGACTCGAAGCTCACCTCGATGGCCAGGGTGAACCTTTAATCTACCCCTTCCGCGTTGAGCTGGTTCAAGCCCTCCGAGAGCACCCAAACGTTTCGGTAATTTCGATGCAGAGCAACGGAACGTTGCTGACCGACAGGCTGGTGGAGGAGCTGGCCGAGGCCGGCCTCGACAGGGTGAACCTTTCGATACATTCCCTCGACCCCGACAAAGCGAAGATGCTCATGGGCATGAAGAGCTACGACCTTGAGCATGTCCTTGAGATGGCGGAGGCTTTAGTCAACGCTGGGATAGACGTTCTCATCGCTCCGGTCATAATCTTCGGGATAAACGACGACGAGGCCGAGGCATTCATAGAGTTCGCGAGGAGGATAGGTGCCGGAAAGCGCTGGCCCGCCCTCGGTTTCCAGAACTACATCCCCTACAAGTTCGGCAGGAACCCGACGATAGCAAAGCTCGTCCCCTTCAAGGAATTCTACGCCTGGCTCAGGAAGCTGGAGGAAAAAACGGGGATGAAGCCCCTCGTCCTGAGGCCGAAGCACTTCGGCATGGAGAAGCGAGAGTTCATTCCGCTCGCCTTCCGGGCGGGTGAGGTAGTCAAGGCAGAAGTCGTCCTCCCCGGGAGGATAAAGGGTGAAATGCTGGCGAAAGCCAGGAACAGGCTCATCGAGGTCATAAATACGGACGCCGAGATAGGAGACAGAATCCGGGTGAGGATAGTCAGGACGAGGCACGGTATTTACATCGGCACGCCTGTATGATAGCTTGCCTTTATCATATGAATCATGCGAGAACCGGGCCGCTGTCTCCACCTCATGACCACTTCAATGTCGAATTCACTAATTTTTTGAACATCGTTCAAATTTAACTCCAAAAAGTTTAAATTCCGGTATGGTGTTATGTTACTGGGGGAAGGAATGAGAAGAGTGCACCTTGTTGGTATAGTCGTGATAATCCTGGTCCTTGCGTTCTACTTCGGCGACTTTGCTCTGGCAAAGTCCGAAACACATTCAACCGCACGGGTTGGAGCATTGAAGAACGCCAACGCGACCTTCTATACTGGCTTCTGCGTTTATCCGAACTCTCCATTTGGAAAACTCGTGACCGGTGAGCTGATGTCCAAGGGATACAGGGTTCTTCTCCTCTCGGCCCCCGTTGAGTGCGACGGTCAATTCTTAGCCGTGTGGGTTGAGTGGTCCAACGTCAGCTATTCTCCCGTATTTGCGCGGGGCGAGGTAAGGGTCGTCGCGATATACTCAAGCGCTGGCGATCCCTCTCACTACCTCAGGTACAGGAACGCCACCGATAAGAAAAGGGCGCTGATAGAGTTCTTGAACACCACGGGACCACAGGTTCAGGCGTACATTCTGGCTGACATCTCCGACGAATCGGTGGGAATTATAAGCGTCAGGGGTTATCACAACTACCTCCTGAAACAAGCGGCCGAAGTTATAGCCGACCGGGTTCAAGACCTCGAACTGGAGGGGAAGAGGGAGAAAAGCTCTGATTAAATGAACCTTGAGCTCTTCACCTTTAGTTTTCCCTCTTTGTAAAGTCCCAGCAGTATGTCGGCTATCCTCTCCCCAGATTTTCCATCGCCGAATGGGTTCGGCGCGCTCGCCATTCTCCTGTAGAACTCCTTATCACCCATGAGCCTTCTCAAATAGCCTATAGCCCTCTCCTTTTCGAGACCAACCAGGACATTGCCGCCGGCCTCAATCGTTTCCGGCCTTTCCGTGTTGTAGCGGAGGGTTAAGCAGGGCACGTTGAGGATTATCGCCTCCTCCTGTATTCCACCGGAGTCCGTCATTATCGCAAAGGCGTTCTTCTCCAGCCTGAGGAAGTCGAGGTAGCCGAGGGGTTTGGTTACAATCAGGTTTTCGGCCGAGCTTACCCTCTCCCACAGGCCGAACTCCTTCAGCCTGTTCCTCGTGCGAGGGTGCATGGGGTAGATTCCGGTCATCGGCAGGCTCTCGAAGATTTTCACCAGCTTAGCCAGGTTCTCCCTGCTGTCTGTGTTCTCGGCCCTGTGGGCTGTTATCAGAACGTACTCCCTTGGCCTCAGGCCGAACCTTTCCAGGACGTCGCTCTTGCTCTCGGCCAGCTCAGCGTTCTGAAGAACCGCATCAACGACGGTGTTGCCGACGACGTAGACGTTCTCCGCTATGCCCTCGCGTTCAAGGTTCTTTCTGGCCTCCTCGGTCGGCGCGAAGAGAACCTCGCTCGCGTGATCCGCTAAAACCCTGTTTATCTCCTCCGGCATCGTCCTGTCAAAGCTCCTCAGGCCCGCTTCAACGTGAGCAACCGGTATCTTCAGCTTGACGCTTGCCAGGGCTCCGGCCAGAACCGTGTTGGTGTCTCCCTGGACAATGGTTACATCTGGCCTTTCTTCCATCAGGACCCGTTCGATCTTTATCATCGCCGTCCCGGTCTGCTCCGCCTGTGTTCCGGAGCCGACCTCCAGGTGGTGGTCTATCTCGGGAAGCCCGAGCTCCTCAAGGAAGACCCTGCTCATCTCGTAGTCGTAGTGCTGGCCCGTGTGCACGAGAAGCGGTTTAACCTCTCTCTCCTCAAACGCCCTTATGACGGGGGCGAGCTTTATTATCTCCGGCCGCGTTCCGAAGACGAAGGCGGGCTTCAATACTCCCCCCTCCCGACGCCCCTGAAGAGGAAACTCTTCGGGGGCTCCTCGACTACGTGCCTGCCGTCTATCAAAATTCTTGTCCTCATGAGCCTGCCGAGTTTCTTCCAGTCGAGGGACTTAAAGACCGTGTGGTCAGTTGCTATGACGACCGCGTCGGCACCTTCCACCGCCTCCTCAACGCTTCCCGCGCTCCCCCCAACGAAGGGGTCGTGGGTTCTCACCTCCGCGACGTCACCTTCGATGGCCCCTATGAAGGCCAGGGCGGGGGAATTCCTTGTGTCATCGCTGTCGCCCTTGTAGGCCAGACCGAGAACCGCCACTACAGCGTCCTCCGGTGGAACGTTGAGTTCCCTGAGGGCCGAGAAGAGCAGATCCTTGGTGAAAAGGGGCATCGAGTCGTTTATTTCCCTTGCCAGCCTTATCAGCCCGAAGTCCCTCTCGGCGGGCCAGACGAGAAGGTGGGGATCCTTTGGAAGGCAGTGGCCGCCGACGCCTATGCCGGGTGAGTGTATCCTGACCCTCGGGTGGGTGTTGGCCAGCTCAATAGCCTCAAAGACGTCTATCTCATACTGGTGGGCGAGGAAGGCGAATTCGTTCGCCAAGGCTATGTTGACGTCGCGGAAGGTGTTCTCCATTAGCTTGACGACTTCACTAACGGTGGAGCTGGTTTTGAAGGTCTGCCCCTTGACGAAGGTACGGTAGAGGCTTTCGGCAAGCTCGGCACTTTCGGGGGTTATCCCGCCGAAGATGCGCGAGTTGTAGACGAGCTCCTTAAATATCCTCCCCGGCATCACCCTCTCCGGGGCGTGAACCATGTGGAAGTCCCTTCCAGCCTTGAAGCCCGTTAGCTCCTCTATGAGCGTTGCCATCTTAACTGTGGTGAGCGGTGGAACGGTGCTTTCGATTATTATGAGGGAGCCTTTTTTCATCGTGTTGGCAACCGTCTTGACGGCGTTCTCAAGGTATGAGAGGTCAGGCGTCTTGTCGTCCTTTAAAGGCGTCTGCACGCAGATTATATACACATCCTTGCCCCTGATGTCTTCCGGGTCAGATGTTGCTCTCAGGTTGCCGTTTTCAATGGCCCTTTTAAGGAGGCTGTCTATCTCCGGTTCCACGATGTGAGCCTTCCCGGAGTTTATCTTTTCAACGACCTCCTTTCTAATCTCGTATCCGGTGACTCTAAAACCTGCGTTGGCGAACATTATCGCAGTTGGAAGACCTATGTAACCCAGACCTATCACGGCTATCTCTGCACTTCTGTTTTCTATCCTGTCCAGCATGCTTTCCACCCACTACCCGTAACTCCGTCCCTGAATAAAAGCCTTTTCCAAAAAACGATTTCCGGCCGGATTTCCCTCATCTACCTGACTTTGGCCTCTCTCGGCCCCTCCAACGTTTTTCTTCCCGCAGGATATCGTGTGCTTTTCTCAATTTCACCGAAAGAAAGCGTTTTAAACGTTCCTTGGCCTTAAAACGGCATGACAAAACTTTGAAAAGAACGCTTCACAATCGTTTTTGGGAAAGCCTTATATTGAACAGAGTTGTCCAGTAGTTGGGTGGTAAAATGAAAGTATGGATTGACATCACGAACGCCCCTCACGTTCACTTCTTCAAAGGTGTAATAAGGGAGCTGGAGAAGGCTGGACATGAGGTTCTGGTCACGACCCGTGAGTTCGACGGGCTCACCGGAATCCTCGACATGTTGGGATTTGATTACTATGTGGTGGGAAAGCACGGCGGTGCCACCCTTGAAGGCAAGCTCCTGGCGGGTACCGAGAGGATGTACAAGCTGTCCAAGCTCATAATTGAGGAAAAACCCGACCTGGCCCTTTACAAACACTCTGCTGAAGCTCCGAGGGTTGCCTTCGGCCTCCAGATACCCTCGGTAGGTTTTGTTGACAACGAAACGGCCGTTGCCCAGAACAAGCTGATACTCCCCTACACCACACTCCTTCTCTACCCAACAGCCATTGACGCCTACGAACTCCTCAGAAGCGGCGCCGACCCAAACGGAATGCGCCCAGTTAAGGGCTTTTCAGAGCTGGCCCATCTCTACGGCTTCATTCCAGATAAGAAGGTTTTGAAGGAGCTGGGTCTGAGGCGCGGGGAGTACATAGTCATGCGCACTGAGCCGATAAAGGCCAACTACTTCAACGGGCCTCCGAGGAGCGTTCTTGAGGACGTTATTCCGCTCCTCCCGGATGTCCCTATAGTACTTTTCCCAAGAACAGAGGAGCAGAGGAGACGTTTTGAACACTTTGAAAATGTGCTGATGCCTGAAAAGCCGGTTGACAGTCTCAGCCTGCTATACTACGCTAAACTCATGATAGGTGCCGGTGGAACAATGAATAGGGAAGCCATAGCCCTCGGAACCCCCACAATCTCCACCTACCCCGGAAGATTGCTGGCGGTCACCAAGTGGCTCGTGGAGAAGGGTGTGAAGTTCCACTCAACCGACCCGGTGAAGGTCGCCATGATGGCGGAGCGCATGATGGAGATGAACGGTAGCTACCGGACCTATATACGGAGCGTCGTGAGCGGTTTCGAGAATCCAATGGATGTAATCCTGCGCGAGATAGAGACCTACGAGGAGTTCGGAACGTTCATGACGACGAAGGTGGAGGAGACTTTAGACCCCGGCAACGCGCGGGGTTATGTAGGCCTCAATGAAGGCCGCAACAAGGAGGAGCAGAACTGAGACCACAAATAGTTTCAGGGCTTTTTCCGCCCCTTTCCTGAACCTTTCTCCAGTTTCACCTTCTCCCCTAACTATCTCACGGTACCAGACTATCCCGGAGACTCCCGCGAGTGCTATCGCAGGTATCTCAATAACCCCGTGGGGTATCAGACCGAGGATTATCTGAGAAAACGAGAGTTCGCCGTTTTCTTGAACCGCTCTGACAACGAGACCGACCATGAAGCCGTTGAAGGCCATTATTAGCCAGGGGCCTATGCCAAAGAAAAGGCCTGAGAGTAACATGAAGAGTGCCACCATGGAGTTGTTGGTGAATATCTTAACGAAGTTCTCAAAGCTGGAGTCGGAGATCGGCCCTATCTGTTCGGCGAGTCTCTTAAGGGCCTCCATCGCGGCGCTGGGATTTCCAACCGCGAAGGCATACCCGATAAAAGATGCCGCGAGGAAAATCATAATGAGATATCCGAAGGTTTTTCCGGGAACCTCCACATCAACTTTGAGCAATGGGGCCCACCTCACTCTCTGAGGGCATTCTTTAGGGCTATCTTGAAGTCCTCAACGTTGACGTAGGGCATCTCCACGTCCATCCTCACCGCAAAGAACTCATCCATCACCCTCTCCAGTTCGTCGAGTCTGTGTCCTTCGAGCTCTCTTTCGAGTTCCTGGACGGTCTCTTCGGGGTGTATGAAGAAGTCTCCGGTAATCTTAACGTGCTCGGCTATTCCATCCCTCTCATCGAATTCTATCCTTATCAGACCCTTCCTGGCCTTGTGCTCCCCAACGTGGTGCTTCATACCCATCCCCAAAGTAAATCCGTCGGAGAACTTTTTAAAGGTTGGGTATAAGTGGTTGCGGTGGTGGGAATGGGATACTCTCAGGTTAAGGATAACATCAGGCTCATCCTCCGGGAAACTCTGAAGGAAATGCTTGAAGAAGAAGGAAAGGAATGGGAAGGCGAGATAACCTTTGACGACACTCCCAGTATAGAGCTCGGTGATTTTGCAACGACGGTTTCCTTTCAGCTTGCCAGGGTTTTCAGGAAGGCTCCAAGGCTCATCGCTGAGGACATAGTTGAGAGGCTGAGGGAGAGGCTTCCCGAGGAGATCGCGGATGTCAGGGCTGTGAATGGCTACATAAACTTCTACTTGAACTACGACGTCTTTGGAAGGGACCTCGTTCGCGAGATTCTTGAGACCGGGGAGGCCTACGGCGAAAGCGACCTTGGAAAGGGAAGGAAGGTCATCGTCGAGCACACTTCAGTGAACCCCACCAAACCGCTCCACATGGGGCACGCGAGGAACGCCGTCCTCGGTGACACGATGGCGAGGATCATGAGGAAGCTCGGCTACATCGTTGAAGTCCAGAACTACATAGACGACCTCGGCGTCCAGTTCGCACAGGTCCTCTGGGGATACCTCAATCTTAGGGAGGAGTTCGAGAAGATCGAAGCCGAGCTGAGGGAGAAAAACCTGAAGGAGGACTTTATAGACCACGTTATGGGCCTCCTCTACGTCGAGGTGAACAGGAGGCTTGAAGAGAATCCAGAGGTCGATAAAGAGGTCCGCGAGCTTATGAAGAAGCTTGAGGAAGGTGACAACGAGATAGCAGAAATCGGGAGGAAGCTGGCCGAGCGCGTGGTCAAAGCTCAAATGCTCACCACCTACCGCATGGGCATAGCCTACGATTTGCTCAGCTGGGAGAGCGACATAATGAGGAGCGGAATATTCGGGGAAGCCTACGGGCTCATAGAGGCCAACGAGAACTTCTTCTGGGCCACGGAGGGGAAATACAGGGGAGCCTTCGTGATGGACCTCAGAAAGCTCTTCCCCGACATGAAGAACCCCTTCCTCGTCCTCAGGAGGAGCGACGGGACCGCCACCTACACCGGCAAGGACATAGCGTATCACCTCTGGAAGTTCGGCAAGGTAAAGGCCGATATGCTCTACAGGCCCTGGGACAAAATCGGAAACCACGAGACGTGGACGACCGCGCCGGACGGAGAGGAGATGCCGGGTAAGTTCGGCAGGGGGGACATCGTCATAAACGTCATCGGGGCGGAGCAGAGGCACCCGCAGATGGCGATAAAGTACGCCCTCCAGCTCCTCGGCTTTGAGGATGCCGCCGGGAACTTCCACCACCTCGCTTACGAGCACGTTGTGAGGGAAGAGGGCAAGTTCTCGGGAAGGAAGGGAACCTGGGTCGGCTTCACCGTCGATGAGGTCCTCAACGAGGCCGTGCAGAGGGCGAGGGAGCTCGTCGAGGAGAAGAACCCAGGCCTGAGCGAGGGGGAGAAGGAGGAGATAGCTGAAGCTGTGGGCGTCGGCGCGGTTCGCTTCAACCTCGTCAAGTACAGCCCCGACAAGGTGATAACCTTCCGCTGGGATGACGTGTTGAACTTCGAGGGGGAGAGCGCGCCCTACATACAGTACGCCCACGCGCGCTGCGCCTCTATACTCAGGAAGGCGGACGAGAGTGGTTTCAACGTCGAGTGGAAATCCCTGCTCGAAAAGGCCGACTTCTCAAGGCTCACCAACAGGGAGAAGGAACTCATAAAGCTCCTCGCCAAGTTCCCAGAGGTCATAGAGAGCGCCGGCAAGGACATCAAGCCCCATCTGATTCCGGCTTACCTCAACGAGCTGGCCTCGCTCTTCAACAAGTTCTACATGGACCACCCGGTGCTTAAAGCCGCGGAAGGAATCAGGGAGGAGCGCCTGTTGCTCGTTTTGGCTGTCAAGCAGGTTCTCAGGAACGGGCTTGAGTTACTCGGCATAGAGGCGCCGGAGAAGATGTGATTCAGCGTTTCTAATTTTATTTTGTATCTCCCCCGATACCAGGTATCGGTGCCGGTACTTAGAAACTTCCCGGAACCCTAAAATACCTTCTGCCCCAAACATTTCCGGTGGTCTCATGCGCGGTGTTATAGTACCCCTGGTGACGCCCTTCAACGGGGACTACTCCATCGACGTTTCAGCTCTTGAGGAGCACCTTGAGTTCCTCCAGAAGGTCGGTGTTCACGGGATATTCATCAACGCGACAACCGGTGAGTTCACGAGCCTCAGCATCGAGGAGAGAAAGTTCCTGGCCGAGAGGGGCAGGGAGCTCGTCAACGCTTCCTTCTACCTCGTGGGCACGGCATCTTCCAGCACCTCAGAGGTCGTGGAGCTCACAAGGCACGCCCAGGATATTGGAGCTGACTACGCCATCATAGCGCCCCCTTACTACTGCCCGCTGAATGATGACGCTCTCTTTGCACACTACTCGACGGTGGCCGAGAAAACGGACATCCCGATCATCCTCTACAACATCCCGTCCTGTGCCAACCCCCTGAGCGTTCCCCTGATCAAACGCCTGGCTCTGGAATATTCGAACATCGCAGGGGTCAAGGAGACGATTGACAGCGTTAACCACGTCCGGGACGTAATCCTTGATGTGAAGGGCGAAAGGGAGGACTTCAGGGTATTCACCGGTCTTGACCAGCACTTTCTCAACACGCTCGTTCTGGGCGGGGACGGGGGGATAATGGCCTGTGCCAACTTCGCTCCGGAGGTTCACCTTGCCCTCTGGAAGGCCTTCCAGGAAAAGCGCTTTGAGGAGGCTTTCCAGCACGCGAGAAAGCTTGCGAGGCTTTCGAGGGTTTACGACATTGCCTCATCCTTCGGTTCCGCGATAAAGCTCGCCATGTCGCTCAGGGGATTCTCGATAAAACCCGTCCTCAGGCCTCCGTACGTGATGGACGGCGAGGACGTGAAGGAGGAAATAAGGAAACTCCTCACCGGGGTGCTGGGCTGATTCCGTCTCCCTCTACGAGAGTCCTGAGATCCTCTAGGTCGAGCATCCCGTCGGTCTTATCCTCTATTTTCCTTGCCACCAGGAGAAACCTTTTTTCTCCATCGAACCTGTCCGCCTTTCTTCTGAGGCCCTCCAGTATCCTCCTGGCTTCCTTTCCGCTCAGCTTTTTCCACTTGACCTCCACGAACAGAAGCCCCCCATCCAGCTCGGCTATGGCATCTATCTCCTCACCCTTGTGCCACCACCGGTGAACGCTCCTCTGGCCGAAATCGATGATTCTGAGGGACAGCA
Proteins encoded:
- a CDS encoding UDP-N-acetyl-D-mannosamine dehydrogenase is translated as MLDRIENRSAEIAVIGLGYIGLPTAIMFANAGFRVTGYEIRKEVVEKINSGKAHIVEPEIDSLLKRAIENGNLRATSDPEDIRGKDVYIICVQTPLKDDKTPDLSYLENAVKTVANTMKKGSLIIIESTVPPLTTVKMATLIEELTGFKAGRDFHMVHAPERVMPGRIFKELVYNSRIFGGITPESAELAESLYRTFVKGQTFKTSSTVSEVVKLMENTFRDVNIALANEFAFLAHQYEIDVFEAIELANTHPRVRIHSPGIGVGGHCLPKDPHLLVWPAERDFGLIRLAREINDSMPLFTKDLLFSALRELNVPPEDAVVAVLGLAYKGDSDDTRNSPALAFIGAIEGDVAEVRTHDPFVGGSAGSVEEAVEGADAVVIATDHTVFKSLDWKKLGRLMRTRILIDGRHVVEEPPKSFLFRGVGRGEY
- a CDS encoding DUF354 domain-containing protein; its protein translation is MKVWIDITNAPHVHFFKGVIRELEKAGHEVLVTTREFDGLTGILDMLGFDYYVVGKHGGATLEGKLLAGTERMYKLSKLIIEEKPDLALYKHSAEAPRVAFGLQIPSVGFVDNETAVAQNKLILPYTTLLLYPTAIDAYELLRSGADPNGMRPVKGFSELAHLYGFIPDKKVLKELGLRRGEYIVMRTEPIKANYFNGPPRSVLEDVIPLLPDVPIVLFPRTEEQRRRFEHFENVLMPEKPVDSLSLLYYAKLMIGAGGTMNREAIALGTPTISTYPGRLLAVTKWLVEKGVKFHSTDPVKVAMMAERMMEMNGSYRTYIRSVVSGFENPMDVILREIETYEEFGTFMTTKVEETLDPGNARGYVGLNEGRNKEEQN
- a CDS encoding stage II sporulation protein M; translation: MLKVDVEVPGKTFGYLIMIFLAASFIGYAFAVGNPSAAMEALKRLAEQIGPISDSSFENFVKIFTNNSMVALFMLLSGLFFGIGPWLIMAFNGFMVGLVVRAVQENGELSFSQIILGLIPHGVIEIPAIALAGVSGIVWYREIVRGEGETGERFRKGAEKALKLFVVSVLLLLVAAFIEAYITPRVAGV
- a CDS encoding lipoate protein ligase C-terminal domain-containing protein — protein: MKHHVGEHKARKGLIRIEFDERDGIAEHVKITGDFFIHPEETVQELERELEGHRLDELERVMDEFFAVRMDVEMPYVNVEDFKIALKNALRE
- a CDS encoding arginine--tRNA ligase gives rise to the protein MGYSQVKDNIRLILRETLKEMLEEEGKEWEGEITFDDTPSIELGDFATTVSFQLARVFRKAPRLIAEDIVERLRERLPEEIADVRAVNGYINFYLNYDVFGRDLVREILETGEAYGESDLGKGRKVIVEHTSVNPTKPLHMGHARNAVLGDTMARIMRKLGYIVEVQNYIDDLGVQFAQVLWGYLNLREEFEKIEAELREKNLKEDFIDHVMGLLYVEVNRRLEENPEVDKEVRELMKKLEEGDNEIAEIGRKLAERVVKAQMLTTYRMGIAYDLLSWESDIMRSGIFGEAYGLIEANENFFWATEGKYRGAFVMDLRKLFPDMKNPFLVLRRSDGTATYTGKDIAYHLWKFGKVKADMLYRPWDKIGNHETWTTAPDGEEMPGKFGRGDIVINVIGAEQRHPQMAIKYALQLLGFEDAAGNFHHLAYEHVVREEGKFSGRKGTWVGFTVDEVLNEAVQRARELVEEKNPGLSEGEKEEIAEAVGVGAVRFNLVKYSPDKVITFRWDDVLNFEGESAPYIQYAHARCASILRKADESGFNVEWKSLLEKADFSRLTNREKELIKLLAKFPEVIESAGKDIKPHLIPAYLNELASLFNKFYMDHPVLKAAEGIREERLLLVLAVKQVLRNGLELLGIEAPEKM
- a CDS encoding dihydrodipicolinate synthase family protein, which codes for MRGVIVPLVTPFNGDYSIDVSALEEHLEFLQKVGVHGIFINATTGEFTSLSIEERKFLAERGRELVNASFYLVGTASSSTSEVVELTRHAQDIGADYAIIAPPYYCPLNDDALFAHYSTVAEKTDIPIILYNIPSCANPLSVPLIKRLALEYSNIAGVKETIDSVNHVRDVILDVKGEREDFRVFTGLDQHFLNTLVLGGDGGIMACANFAPEVHLALWKAFQEKRFEEAFQHARKLARLSRVYDIASSFGSAIKLAMSLRGFSIKPVLRPPYVMDGEDVKEEIRKLLTGVLG